In one window of Balaenoptera musculus isolate JJ_BM4_2016_0621 chromosome 10, mBalMus1.pri.v3, whole genome shotgun sequence DNA:
- the PHC1 gene encoding polyhomeotic-like protein 1 isoform X2, translated as METESEQNSNSTNGSSGSGGSARPQIAQMSLYERQAVQALQALQRQPNAAQYFHQFMLQQQLSNAQLHSLAAVQQATIAASRQASSPNTSSAQQQSTTTQASINLATTSAAQLISRSQSVSSPSATTLTQSVLLGNTTSPPLNQSQAQMYLRPQLGNLLQVNRTLGRNVPLASQLILMPNGAVAAVQQEAPSAQSPGVHTDADQVQNLAVRNQQASAQGPQMQGSAQKAIPPGASPVSSLSQASSQALTVAQASSGASGQSLNLSQAGGGSGNSIPGSMGPGGQAPGGLGQLPSSGMGGGGSCPRKGTGVVQPLPAAQAVTVSQGSQTEAESAAAKKAEADGTGQQSVGMNLTRTATPAPSQTLISSATYTQIQPHSLIQQQQQIHLQQKQVVIQQQIAIHHQQQFPHRQAQLLHTATHLQLAQQQQQQQQQAAPLPAPPPPQGPPAQQAPPSQSQQPAQTLVVQPMLQSSPLSLPPDPAPKPPVPIQSKPPVAPVKPPQLGAAKMSATQQPPPHIPVQVVGTRQPGTAQAQALGLAQLAAAVPASRGMPGTVQPGQAHLASSPPSSQPAGALQECPPALASGMTLAPVQGTAHVVKGAATASSPVVAQVPAAFYMQSVHLPGKPQTLPVKRKAESEEERDDISTLSSMLPAKASPVVESPKAMEEKGGLGDKAEPVTSVNASTPSSDVVALAPAPSAPPPTLAMVSRQMGDSKPPQAIVKPQILTHIIEGFVIQEGAEPFPVGCSQLLKESEKPLQTGLVTGLNENQSGGPLGGDSPSTELDKKANLLKCEYCGKYAPAEQFRGSKRFCSMTCAKRYNVSCSHQFRLKRKKMKEFQEANYARVRRRGPRRSSSDIARAKIQGKRHRGQEDSSRGSDNSSYDEALSPTSPGPLSVRAGHGERDLGNPNTAPPTPELHGINPVFLSSNPSRWSVEEVYEFIASLQGIAGLSTRTQAAKRLQRSFVPRRLMDRRFYYLKRNIL; from the exons ATGGAGACTGAGAGTGAGCAGAACTCCAACTCCACCAATGGGAGTTCCGGCTCTGGGGGCAGCGCTCGGCCCCAGATAGCTCAGATGTCGCTGTATGAACGGCAAGCGGTCCAG GCTCTGCAGGCACTGCAGCGTCAGCCCAACGCGGCTCAGTATTTCCACCAGTTCATGCTCCAGCAGCAGCTCAGCAATGCCCAGCTGCATAGCCTGGCTGCCGTCCAGCAG GCCACGATTGCTGCCAGTCGGCAGGCCAGCTCCCCCAACACCAGCAGCGCCCAGCAGCAGAGCACCACCACCCAGGCCTCC ATCAATCTGGCCACCACGTCGGCCGCCCAGCTCATCAGCCGATCCCAGAGTGTGAGCTCTCCCAGTGCTACCACTTTGACCCAATCTGTGCTTCTGGGGaacaccacctccccacccctcaacCAGTCCCAGGCCCAGATGTATCTACGG CCACAGCTGGGAAACCTATTGCAGGTAAACCGGACCCTGGGCCGGAATGTGCCTCTAGCCTCCCAGCTCATCCTGATGCCTAACGGGGCGGTGGCCGCGGTCCAGCAGGAGGCGCCATCTGCCCAGTCTCCGGGAGTTCACACAGATGCCGATCAG GTGCAGAACTTGGCAGTCAGGAACCAACAGGCCTCAGCCCAAGGACCCCAAATGCAAGGCTCCGCTCAGAAGGCCATTCCTCCTGGAGCCTCCCCTGTCTCCAGCCTCTCCCAGGCCTCTAGCCAGGCCCTCACTGTGGCTCAGGCTTCCTCTGGGGCCTCAGGCCAGTCCCTCAACCTTAGTCAAGCTGGTGGAGGCAGTGGGAATAGCATCCCAGGGTCCATGGGTCCAGGTGGCCAGGCACCTGGGGGCTTGGGTCAGTTGCCTTCCTCAGGaatgggtggtggtgggagctgTCCCAGGAAGGGCACAGGAGTGGTGCAGCCCTTGCCTGCGGCCCAGGCAGTGACTGTGAGTCAGGGCAGCCAGACAGAAGCAGAAAGTGCAGCGGCCAAGAAGGCAGAAGCAGATGGGACTGGTCAGCAGAGCGTGGGCATGAACCTGACACGGACAGCCACACCTGCTCCCAGCCAGACCCTTATTAGCTCAG CCACCTACACGCAGATCCAGCCCCACTCCCTgatccagcagcagcagcagatcCACCTGCAGCAGAAGCAGGTGGTGATCCAGCAGCAGATCGCCATCCACCACCAGCAGCAGTTCCCGCACCGCCAGGCGCAGCTGCTGCACACGGCCACCCACCTCCAGCtggcccagcagcagcagcagcagcagcagcaggccgcgcccctccctgccccacccccccctCAGGGCCCCCCCGCCCAGCAGGCCCCGCCTTCGCAGTCCCAGCAGCCAGCCCAGACTCTGGTTGTCCAGCCCATGCTGCAGTCTTCGCCCTTGTCGCTCCCTCCTGACCCAGCCCCCAAGCCCCCCGTCCCCATCCAGTCCAAGCCACCTGTGGCCCCTGTCAAGCCTCCTCAGCTGGGGGCTGCTAAGATGTCAGCCACCCAGCAACCTCCGCCCCACATCCCCGTGCAAGTCGTGGGCACCCGACAGCCAGGTacagcccaggcccaggcttTGGGGCTGGCCCAGCTGGCAGCTGCCGTGCCTGCTTCCCGGGGGATGCCAGGCACAGTGCAGCCTGGCCAGGCCCACTTGGCCTCCTCGCCGCCTTCATCCCAGCCCGCTGGTGCGCTGCAGGAGTGCCCGCCTGCGCTGGCCTCGGGGATGACCCTGGCTCCTGTGCAGGGGACGGCGCATGTGGTGAAGGGGGCGGCTACCGCCTCCTCACCTGTTGTGGCCCAGGTCCCTGCCGCCTTCTACATGCAGTCTGTGCACCTGCCG GGCAAACCCCAGACATTGCCCGTAAAACGCAAGGCTGagtcagaggaggagagagacgaTATCTCCACGTTGAGTTCAATGCTTCCTGCGAAGGCGTCTCCGGTAGTAGAGAGCCCGAAGGCCATGGAGGAGAAGGGCGGTCTTGGAG ACAAAGCTGAACCAGTGACCAGTGTGAATGCTAGTACCCCGAGCAGTGATGTAGTAGCCTTGGCTCCTGCCCCGTCAGCACCGCCTCCCACGCTGGCCATGGTGTCCAGACAGATGGGTGACTCCAAGCCCCCACAGGCCATCGTGAAGCCCCAGATTCTCACCCACATCATTGAAGGCTTCGTTATCCAGGAAGGAGCAGAACCTTTTCCG GTGGGTTGTTCTCAGTTACTGAAAGAGTCTGAGAAGCCACTGCAGACTGGCCTCGTGACAGGGCTGAATGAGAATCAGTCGGGTGGCCCCTTAGGTGGGGACAGCCCATCTACTG AGCTAGATAAGAAGGCGAACCTCCTGAAGTGCGAGTACTGTGGGAAGTACGCCCCTGCAGAGCAGTTTCGTGGCTCCAAGAGATTCTGCTCCATGACTTGCGCGAAGAG GTATAATGTGAGCTGTAGCCACCAATTCCGGCTGAAGAGGAAAAAGATGAAAGAGTTTCAAGAAGCCAACTATGCCCGCGTTCGCCGGCGCGGACCCCGCCGCAGCTCCTCCGACATCGCCCGTGCCAAGATCCAGGGCAAGCGTCACCGG GGTCAAGAGGACTCTAGCCGGGGTTCAGATAATTCCAGTTACGACGAAGCACTCTCTCCAACATCTCCTGGGCCTTTATCCGTGCGAGCGGGGCATGGAGAACGTGACCTGGGGAACCCCAATACAGCTCCACCTACACCAGAATTACATGGCATCAACCCTGTGTTCCTGTCCAGTAATCCTAGCCGTTGGAGCGTAGAGGAGGTGTATGAGTTTATTGCTTCTCTACAAGGTATCGCGGGCCTGTCCACCAGAACCCAG GCTGCCAAGAGATTGCAGAGGAGTTTCGTTCCCAGGAGATTGATGGACAGGCGCTTTTATTACTTAAAGAGGAACATCTTATGA
- the PHC1 gene encoding polyhomeotic-like protein 1 isoform X1, which yields METESEQNSNSTNGSSGSGGSARPQIAQMSLYERQAVQALQALQRQPNAAQYFHQFMLQQQLSNAQLHSLAAVQQATIAASRQASSPNTSSAQQQSTTTQASINLATTSAAQLISRSQSVSSPSATTLTQSVLLGNTTSPPLNQSQAQMYLRVNRTLGRNVPLASQLILMPNGAVAAVQQEAPSAQSPGVHTDADQVQNLAVRNQQASAQGPQMQGSAQKAIPPGASPVSSLSQASSQALTVAQASSGASGQSLNLSQAGGGSGNSIPGSMGPGGQAPGGLGQLPSSGMGGGGSCPRKGTGVVQPLPAAQAVTVSQGSQTEAESAAAKKAEADGTGQQSVGMNLTRTATPAPSQTLISSATYTQIQPHSLIQQQQQIHLQQKQVVIQQQIAIHHQQQFPHRQAQLLHTATHLQLAQQQQQQQQQAAPLPAPPPPQGPPAQQAPPSQSQQPAQTLVVQPMLQSSPLSLPPDPAPKPPVPIQSKPPVAPVKPPQLGAAKMSATQQPPPHIPVQVVGTRQPGTAQAQALGLAQLAAAVPASRGMPGTVQPGQAHLASSPPSSQPAGALQECPPALASGMTLAPVQGTAHVVKGAATASSPVVAQVPAAFYMQSVHLPGKPQTLPVKRKAESEEERDDISTLSSMLPAKASPVVESPKAMEEKGGLGDKAEPVTSVNASTPSSDVVALAPAPSAPPPTLAMVSRQMGDSKPPQAIVKPQILTHIIEGFVIQEGAEPFPVGCSQLLKESEKPLQTGLVTGLNENQSGGPLGGDSPSTELDKKANLLKCEYCGKYAPAEQFRGSKRFCSMTCAKRYNVSCSHQFRLKRKKMKEFQEANYARVRRRGPRRSSSDIARAKIQGKRHRGQEDSSRGSDNSSYDEALSPTSPGPLSVRAGHGERDLGNPNTAPPTPELHGINPVFLSSNPSRWSVEEVYEFIASLQGCQEIAEEFRSQEIDGQALLLLKEEHLMSAMNIKLGPALKICAKINVLKET from the exons ATGGAGACTGAGAGTGAGCAGAACTCCAACTCCACCAATGGGAGTTCCGGCTCTGGGGGCAGCGCTCGGCCCCAGATAGCTCAGATGTCGCTGTATGAACGGCAAGCGGTCCAG GCTCTGCAGGCACTGCAGCGTCAGCCCAACGCGGCTCAGTATTTCCACCAGTTCATGCTCCAGCAGCAGCTCAGCAATGCCCAGCTGCATAGCCTGGCTGCCGTCCAGCAG GCCACGATTGCTGCCAGTCGGCAGGCCAGCTCCCCCAACACCAGCAGCGCCCAGCAGCAGAGCACCACCACCCAGGCCTCC ATCAATCTGGCCACCACGTCGGCCGCCCAGCTCATCAGCCGATCCCAGAGTGTGAGCTCTCCCAGTGCTACCACTTTGACCCAATCTGTGCTTCTGGGGaacaccacctccccacccctcaacCAGTCCCAGGCCCAGATGTATCTACGG GTAAACCGGACCCTGGGCCGGAATGTGCCTCTAGCCTCCCAGCTCATCCTGATGCCTAACGGGGCGGTGGCCGCGGTCCAGCAGGAGGCGCCATCTGCCCAGTCTCCGGGAGTTCACACAGATGCCGATCAG GTGCAGAACTTGGCAGTCAGGAACCAACAGGCCTCAGCCCAAGGACCCCAAATGCAAGGCTCCGCTCAGAAGGCCATTCCTCCTGGAGCCTCCCCTGTCTCCAGCCTCTCCCAGGCCTCTAGCCAGGCCCTCACTGTGGCTCAGGCTTCCTCTGGGGCCTCAGGCCAGTCCCTCAACCTTAGTCAAGCTGGTGGAGGCAGTGGGAATAGCATCCCAGGGTCCATGGGTCCAGGTGGCCAGGCACCTGGGGGCTTGGGTCAGTTGCCTTCCTCAGGaatgggtggtggtgggagctgTCCCAGGAAGGGCACAGGAGTGGTGCAGCCCTTGCCTGCGGCCCAGGCAGTGACTGTGAGTCAGGGCAGCCAGACAGAAGCAGAAAGTGCAGCGGCCAAGAAGGCAGAAGCAGATGGGACTGGTCAGCAGAGCGTGGGCATGAACCTGACACGGACAGCCACACCTGCTCCCAGCCAGACCCTTATTAGCTCAG CCACCTACACGCAGATCCAGCCCCACTCCCTgatccagcagcagcagcagatcCACCTGCAGCAGAAGCAGGTGGTGATCCAGCAGCAGATCGCCATCCACCACCAGCAGCAGTTCCCGCACCGCCAGGCGCAGCTGCTGCACACGGCCACCCACCTCCAGCtggcccagcagcagcagcagcagcagcagcaggccgcgcccctccctgccccacccccccctCAGGGCCCCCCCGCCCAGCAGGCCCCGCCTTCGCAGTCCCAGCAGCCAGCCCAGACTCTGGTTGTCCAGCCCATGCTGCAGTCTTCGCCCTTGTCGCTCCCTCCTGACCCAGCCCCCAAGCCCCCCGTCCCCATCCAGTCCAAGCCACCTGTGGCCCCTGTCAAGCCTCCTCAGCTGGGGGCTGCTAAGATGTCAGCCACCCAGCAACCTCCGCCCCACATCCCCGTGCAAGTCGTGGGCACCCGACAGCCAGGTacagcccaggcccaggcttTGGGGCTGGCCCAGCTGGCAGCTGCCGTGCCTGCTTCCCGGGGGATGCCAGGCACAGTGCAGCCTGGCCAGGCCCACTTGGCCTCCTCGCCGCCTTCATCCCAGCCCGCTGGTGCGCTGCAGGAGTGCCCGCCTGCGCTGGCCTCGGGGATGACCCTGGCTCCTGTGCAGGGGACGGCGCATGTGGTGAAGGGGGCGGCTACCGCCTCCTCACCTGTTGTGGCCCAGGTCCCTGCCGCCTTCTACATGCAGTCTGTGCACCTGCCG GGCAAACCCCAGACATTGCCCGTAAAACGCAAGGCTGagtcagaggaggagagagacgaTATCTCCACGTTGAGTTCAATGCTTCCTGCGAAGGCGTCTCCGGTAGTAGAGAGCCCGAAGGCCATGGAGGAGAAGGGCGGTCTTGGAG ACAAAGCTGAACCAGTGACCAGTGTGAATGCTAGTACCCCGAGCAGTGATGTAGTAGCCTTGGCTCCTGCCCCGTCAGCACCGCCTCCCACGCTGGCCATGGTGTCCAGACAGATGGGTGACTCCAAGCCCCCACAGGCCATCGTGAAGCCCCAGATTCTCACCCACATCATTGAAGGCTTCGTTATCCAGGAAGGAGCAGAACCTTTTCCG GTGGGTTGTTCTCAGTTACTGAAAGAGTCTGAGAAGCCACTGCAGACTGGCCTCGTGACAGGGCTGAATGAGAATCAGTCGGGTGGCCCCTTAGGTGGGGACAGCCCATCTACTG AGCTAGATAAGAAGGCGAACCTCCTGAAGTGCGAGTACTGTGGGAAGTACGCCCCTGCAGAGCAGTTTCGTGGCTCCAAGAGATTCTGCTCCATGACTTGCGCGAAGAG GTATAATGTGAGCTGTAGCCACCAATTCCGGCTGAAGAGGAAAAAGATGAAAGAGTTTCAAGAAGCCAACTATGCCCGCGTTCGCCGGCGCGGACCCCGCCGCAGCTCCTCCGACATCGCCCGTGCCAAGATCCAGGGCAAGCGTCACCGG GGTCAAGAGGACTCTAGCCGGGGTTCAGATAATTCCAGTTACGACGAAGCACTCTCTCCAACATCTCCTGGGCCTTTATCCGTGCGAGCGGGGCATGGAGAACGTGACCTGGGGAACCCCAATACAGCTCCACCTACACCAGAATTACATGGCATCAACCCTGTGTTCCTGTCCAGTAATCCTAGCCGTTGGAGCGTAGAGGAGGTGTATGAGTTTATTGCTTCTCTACAAG GCTGCCAAGAGATTGCAGAGGAGTTTCGTTCCCAGGAGATTGATGGACAGGCGCTTTTATTACTTAAAGAGGAACATCTTATGAGTGCCATGAACATCAAGCTGGGCCCTGCCCTCAAGATCTGCGCCAAGATAAACGTCCTCAAGGAGACCTAA
- the PHC1 gene encoding polyhomeotic-like protein 1 isoform X4 yields the protein METESEQNSNSTNGSSGSGGSARPQIAQMSLYERQAVQALQALQRQPNAAQYFHQFMLQQQLSNAQLHSLAAVQQATIAASRQASSPNTSSAQQQSTTTQASINLATTSAAQLISRSQSVSSPSATTLTQSVLLGNTTSPPLNQSQAQMYLRPQLGNLLQVNRTLGRNVPLASQLILMPNGAVAAVQQEAPSAQSPGVHTDADQVQNLAVRNQQASAQGPQMQGSAQKAIPPGASPVSSLSQASSQALTVAQASSGASGQSLNLSQAGGGSGNSIPGSMGPGGQAPGGLGQLPSSGMGGGGSCPRKGTGVVQPLPAAQAVTVSQGSQTEAESAAAKKAEADGTGQQSVGMNLTRTATPAPSQTLISSATYTQIQPHSLIQQQQQIHLQQKQVVIQQQIAIHHQQQFPHRQAQLLHTATHLQLAQQQQQQQQQAAPLPAPPPPQGPPAQQAPPSQSQQPAQTLVVQPMLQSSPLSLPPDPAPKPPVPIQSKPPVAPVKPPQLGAAKMSATQQPPPHIPVQVVGTRQPGTAQAQALGLAQLAAAVPASRGMPGTVQPGQAHLASSPPSSQPAGALQECPPALASGMTLAPVQGTAHVVKGAATASSPVVAQVPAAFYMQSVHLPGKPQTLPVKRKAESEEERDDISTLSSMLPAKASPVVESPKAMEEKGGLGDKAEPVTSVNASTPSSDVVALAPAPSAPPPTLAMVSRQMGDSKPPQAIVKPQILTHIIEGFVIQEGAEPFPVGCSQLLKESEKPLQTGLVTGLNENQSGGPLGGDSPSTELDKKANLLKCEYCGKYAPAEQFRGSKRFCSMTCAKRYNVSCSHQFRLKRKKMKEFQEANYARVRRRGPRRSSSDIARAKIQGKRHRGQEDSSRGSDNSSYDEALSPTSPGPLSVRAGHGERDLGNPNTAPPTPELHGINPVFLSSNPSRWSVEEVYEFIASLQGCQEIAEEFRSQEIDGQALLLLKEEHLMSAMNIKLGPALKICAKINVLKET from the exons ATGGAGACTGAGAGTGAGCAGAACTCCAACTCCACCAATGGGAGTTCCGGCTCTGGGGGCAGCGCTCGGCCCCAGATAGCTCAGATGTCGCTGTATGAACGGCAAGCGGTCCAG GCTCTGCAGGCACTGCAGCGTCAGCCCAACGCGGCTCAGTATTTCCACCAGTTCATGCTCCAGCAGCAGCTCAGCAATGCCCAGCTGCATAGCCTGGCTGCCGTCCAGCAG GCCACGATTGCTGCCAGTCGGCAGGCCAGCTCCCCCAACACCAGCAGCGCCCAGCAGCAGAGCACCACCACCCAGGCCTCC ATCAATCTGGCCACCACGTCGGCCGCCCAGCTCATCAGCCGATCCCAGAGTGTGAGCTCTCCCAGTGCTACCACTTTGACCCAATCTGTGCTTCTGGGGaacaccacctccccacccctcaacCAGTCCCAGGCCCAGATGTATCTACGG CCACAGCTGGGAAACCTATTGCAGGTAAACCGGACCCTGGGCCGGAATGTGCCTCTAGCCTCCCAGCTCATCCTGATGCCTAACGGGGCGGTGGCCGCGGTCCAGCAGGAGGCGCCATCTGCCCAGTCTCCGGGAGTTCACACAGATGCCGATCAG GTGCAGAACTTGGCAGTCAGGAACCAACAGGCCTCAGCCCAAGGACCCCAAATGCAAGGCTCCGCTCAGAAGGCCATTCCTCCTGGAGCCTCCCCTGTCTCCAGCCTCTCCCAGGCCTCTAGCCAGGCCCTCACTGTGGCTCAGGCTTCCTCTGGGGCCTCAGGCCAGTCCCTCAACCTTAGTCAAGCTGGTGGAGGCAGTGGGAATAGCATCCCAGGGTCCATGGGTCCAGGTGGCCAGGCACCTGGGGGCTTGGGTCAGTTGCCTTCCTCAGGaatgggtggtggtgggagctgTCCCAGGAAGGGCACAGGAGTGGTGCAGCCCTTGCCTGCGGCCCAGGCAGTGACTGTGAGTCAGGGCAGCCAGACAGAAGCAGAAAGTGCAGCGGCCAAGAAGGCAGAAGCAGATGGGACTGGTCAGCAGAGCGTGGGCATGAACCTGACACGGACAGCCACACCTGCTCCCAGCCAGACCCTTATTAGCTCAG CCACCTACACGCAGATCCAGCCCCACTCCCTgatccagcagcagcagcagatcCACCTGCAGCAGAAGCAGGTGGTGATCCAGCAGCAGATCGCCATCCACCACCAGCAGCAGTTCCCGCACCGCCAGGCGCAGCTGCTGCACACGGCCACCCACCTCCAGCtggcccagcagcagcagcagcagcagcagcaggccgcgcccctccctgccccacccccccctCAGGGCCCCCCCGCCCAGCAGGCCCCGCCTTCGCAGTCCCAGCAGCCAGCCCAGACTCTGGTTGTCCAGCCCATGCTGCAGTCTTCGCCCTTGTCGCTCCCTCCTGACCCAGCCCCCAAGCCCCCCGTCCCCATCCAGTCCAAGCCACCTGTGGCCCCTGTCAAGCCTCCTCAGCTGGGGGCTGCTAAGATGTCAGCCACCCAGCAACCTCCGCCCCACATCCCCGTGCAAGTCGTGGGCACCCGACAGCCAGGTacagcccaggcccaggcttTGGGGCTGGCCCAGCTGGCAGCTGCCGTGCCTGCTTCCCGGGGGATGCCAGGCACAGTGCAGCCTGGCCAGGCCCACTTGGCCTCCTCGCCGCCTTCATCCCAGCCCGCTGGTGCGCTGCAGGAGTGCCCGCCTGCGCTGGCCTCGGGGATGACCCTGGCTCCTGTGCAGGGGACGGCGCATGTGGTGAAGGGGGCGGCTACCGCCTCCTCACCTGTTGTGGCCCAGGTCCCTGCCGCCTTCTACATGCAGTCTGTGCACCTGCCG GGCAAACCCCAGACATTGCCCGTAAAACGCAAGGCTGagtcagaggaggagagagacgaTATCTCCACGTTGAGTTCAATGCTTCCTGCGAAGGCGTCTCCGGTAGTAGAGAGCCCGAAGGCCATGGAGGAGAAGGGCGGTCTTGGAG ACAAAGCTGAACCAGTGACCAGTGTGAATGCTAGTACCCCGAGCAGTGATGTAGTAGCCTTGGCTCCTGCCCCGTCAGCACCGCCTCCCACGCTGGCCATGGTGTCCAGACAGATGGGTGACTCCAAGCCCCCACAGGCCATCGTGAAGCCCCAGATTCTCACCCACATCATTGAAGGCTTCGTTATCCAGGAAGGAGCAGAACCTTTTCCG GTGGGTTGTTCTCAGTTACTGAAAGAGTCTGAGAAGCCACTGCAGACTGGCCTCGTGACAGGGCTGAATGAGAATCAGTCGGGTGGCCCCTTAGGTGGGGACAGCCCATCTACTG AGCTAGATAAGAAGGCGAACCTCCTGAAGTGCGAGTACTGTGGGAAGTACGCCCCTGCAGAGCAGTTTCGTGGCTCCAAGAGATTCTGCTCCATGACTTGCGCGAAGAG GTATAATGTGAGCTGTAGCCACCAATTCCGGCTGAAGAGGAAAAAGATGAAAGAGTTTCAAGAAGCCAACTATGCCCGCGTTCGCCGGCGCGGACCCCGCCGCAGCTCCTCCGACATCGCCCGTGCCAAGATCCAGGGCAAGCGTCACCGG GGTCAAGAGGACTCTAGCCGGGGTTCAGATAATTCCAGTTACGACGAAGCACTCTCTCCAACATCTCCTGGGCCTTTATCCGTGCGAGCGGGGCATGGAGAACGTGACCTGGGGAACCCCAATACAGCTCCACCTACACCAGAATTACATGGCATCAACCCTGTGTTCCTGTCCAGTAATCCTAGCCGTTGGAGCGTAGAGGAGGTGTATGAGTTTATTGCTTCTCTACAAG GCTGCCAAGAGATTGCAGAGGAGTTTCGTTCCCAGGAGATTGATGGACAGGCGCTTTTATTACTTAAAGAGGAACATCTTATGAGTGCCATGAACATCAAGCTGGGCCCTGCCCTCAAGATCTGCGCCAAGATAAACGTCCTCAAGGAGACCTAA